From the genome of Arthrobacter alpinus, one region includes:
- a CDS encoding GTPase, with translation MSRHREARTESSLAQKLAALNKARELGEGRLDDAALQEAYDVLERATSRRSLSAGHTVVGFFGATGSGKSTLFNAVVGAGVATVAVRRPTTSEPLAMVWELAGSGPLLDWLKVADRREGKAVPGLGDGCGLILLDLPDFDSVQFSHRETAQRLAGQVDVLVWVVDPQKYADAAIHHDFIRPFSAHGAVTIVVLNQVDTLAPHEVKPVLASLAGILDRDGLTHVPVLAVSALAGTGVSDLRTRLSAVVKAKAAQSARLAADVAVAARRLAEASGTGEAAGVHQQERRALAAGLAQAAHVEPVVAAVRASYRLEATKRTGWPPTRWISKFRKDPLRQLSLRREGDCAVNRTSLPQAGVAEQAQLDSAVRDFADAASAGACGPWRASIRAAARSNRQGLTDALDQAVASTDVKANARSWWWPVFSAIQWLALLAAVAGLLWLGVLAGLGYFQMPVPEAPKVEGWPVPTLLVIGGVVLGVFLALTSKFIAAAGAARRASQARRRLRESIGAVCQTLVVEPVEAEIARHRAFQDALAAAS, from the coding sequence ATGAGCCGGCACCGGGAGGCGCGTACCGAGTCCTCGCTGGCGCAAAAGTTGGCCGCGCTGAACAAGGCCCGCGAACTCGGTGAGGGACGCCTGGACGACGCCGCCTTACAGGAGGCGTACGACGTTCTGGAACGGGCCACCTCGCGGCGCTCGCTCAGCGCCGGGCACACCGTGGTGGGATTCTTTGGCGCCACGGGCAGCGGGAAGTCCACGCTATTTAACGCCGTGGTGGGGGCCGGGGTGGCCACGGTTGCCGTGCGGCGGCCGACCACGAGTGAGCCGTTGGCCATGGTGTGGGAGCTAGCAGGGAGCGGGCCGTTGCTTGACTGGTTGAAGGTTGCCGACCGCCGTGAGGGCAAGGCGGTGCCGGGCCTGGGGGACGGCTGCGGGCTGATCCTTCTGGACCTGCCGGACTTTGACTCCGTGCAGTTTTCGCATCGGGAAACGGCACAGCGACTGGCCGGGCAGGTGGATGTCCTGGTGTGGGTGGTTGACCCGCAAAAGTATGCTGACGCCGCCATCCACCATGACTTCATCCGGCCCTTTTCGGCCCACGGGGCCGTGACCATAGTGGTGTTGAACCAGGTGGACACGCTGGCCCCCCACGAGGTCAAGCCCGTGCTTGCCTCACTGGCCGGTATCCTCGACCGTGACGGTTTGACCCACGTTCCGGTGCTGGCTGTTTCGGCACTGGCGGGAACCGGTGTGTCCGATCTGCGTACGCGGCTGTCCGCCGTCGTGAAGGCTAAGGCAGCCCAGTCGGCACGGCTCGCCGCCGATGTTGCCGTGGCAGCGCGCAGGTTGGCAGAGGCCTCGGGAACGGGTGAGGCTGCGGGGGTTCACCAGCAGGAGCGGAGGGCCTTGGCCGCCGGGTTGGCGCAGGCCGCACATGTGGAGCCAGTAGTGGCTGCCGTGCGTGCCTCCTACCGCTTGGAGGCCACGAAGCGGACTGGTTGGCCGCCCACGCGGTGGATCTCGAAGTTCCGCAAGGACCCCCTGCGCCAGTTGAGTTTGCGCAGAGAAGGTGACTGCGCTGTTAACCGAACCTCGCTACCGCAGGCTGGCGTCGCCGAGCAGGCGCAGCTCGATTCAGCCGTACGCGACTTTGCTGACGCCGCCAGTGCCGGGGCCTGCGGTCCGTGGCGTGCCTCCATCCGGGCGGCTGCGCGCAGCAACCGCCAGGGCCTCACTGACGCGTTGGATCAGGCGGTGGCTTCCACCGATGTGAAGGCCAATGCGCGGTCCTGGTGGTGGCCGGTGTTCTCCGCCATCCAATGGCTGGCCCTGCTAGCGGCCGTTGCCGGCTTGCTGTGGCTTGGCGTGCTGGCCGGCCTGGGATACTTTCAGATGCCGGTCCCTGAAGCGCCGAAAGTCGAAGGCTGGCCCGTGCCCACGCTGCTCGTGATCGGCGGTGTGGTGTTGGGAGTCTTCCTGGCGCTCACCAGCAAATTCATCGCCGCGGCAGGTGCGGCACGTCGTGCGTCCCAGGCACGACGGCGGCTGCGCGAGAGTATCGGTGCCGTGTGCCAAACACTGGTGGTGGAACCCGTCGAGGCCGAGATTGCCCGCCATCGCGCGTTTCAGGACGCCCTCGCCGCAGCATCTTAG
- a CDS encoding dynamin family protein produces MSPIILPSDDGGTAKASLAALALLEAVRAELERLQLPLELPGTQEARNTAKASLRQLEDYILPRYRSLEAPLLAVVGGSTGAGKSTLVNALVGHPVTRAGAIRPTTRQPILLHHPQDTDWFSSTRVLPSLARIRGERAPAGTAATEAGPTPDPAAMNSLALVADPAVPKGVALLDAPDVDSVSDDNRELAGQLLAAADLWLFVTTANRYADAVPWRLLLDAASRDILVAVILDRVPQGAQTEVSADLRSMLGRQGLTGAQLFVVPETALDELGMLPSEATAPIRAWLEGMAADVSGRADIARRTLNGTVRALSGKVELLALAALDQLESSLQLTDDVVAAFEDAATKISHATSDGSLLRGEVLARWQDFVGTGDFFRALESGIGRVRDRVGAFFRGQPPPAVQVEAAIETGLQAVIVAQAARAAEDADQRWRADPAGRALLSAQDLSGVTADFPATVAAEIRAWQSDVMALIRSEGAARRSQARWLSFGVNGLGVVLMIVVFSLTGGLTGAEVGIAGGTAVVGQKLLEAVFGEDAVRRLTHEARQSLEKRCAALLAGQQQRFLERIGPLSSGSSPAVERLEALAKRLATLGEGA; encoded by the coding sequence GTGAGTCCAATCATTCTTCCCTCCGATGACGGCGGCACAGCCAAGGCGAGCCTCGCCGCGCTGGCGCTGCTGGAAGCGGTGCGTGCCGAACTCGAACGGTTGCAGCTTCCCCTAGAACTGCCCGGAACGCAGGAAGCACGCAACACGGCGAAGGCGTCGCTGAGGCAGCTCGAGGACTACATTCTGCCGCGCTACCGCAGCCTGGAGGCCCCGCTGCTGGCCGTGGTGGGCGGCTCCACAGGCGCCGGAAAATCAACGCTCGTCAACGCGCTGGTGGGGCACCCCGTGACCCGGGCCGGAGCCATCCGCCCCACCACCCGCCAACCCATCCTGCTCCACCACCCGCAAGACACCGACTGGTTCAGTTCCACGCGGGTCCTACCCTCCTTGGCCAGGATCCGCGGGGAACGCGCGCCTGCGGGCACCGCCGCCACCGAGGCGGGCCCCACCCCCGACCCGGCCGCCATGAACTCACTGGCTCTCGTGGCCGATCCGGCAGTGCCAAAAGGAGTGGCACTGCTTGACGCGCCCGACGTCGACTCAGTCTCCGATGACAACCGCGAACTTGCAGGCCAGCTCCTGGCGGCAGCGGACTTGTGGCTTTTCGTCACCACCGCAAACCGCTATGCTGATGCCGTCCCGTGGCGGCTGCTGCTCGATGCCGCCTCGCGGGACATTCTCGTGGCCGTGATCCTTGACCGAGTACCCCAAGGCGCCCAGACGGAAGTCAGTGCCGATCTGCGCTCCATGCTGGGGCGCCAAGGATTGACGGGCGCGCAGCTTTTTGTGGTGCCGGAGACCGCCCTTGACGAACTCGGCATGCTGCCGTCGGAGGCCACGGCACCTATCAGGGCCTGGTTGGAGGGCATGGCAGCCGACGTTTCCGGCAGGGCGGACATTGCCCGTCGCACCCTCAATGGCACCGTGCGGGCGCTCTCAGGCAAGGTGGAACTGCTGGCCTTGGCCGCCTTGGACCAGCTTGAGTCAAGCTTGCAGTTGACCGACGACGTCGTAGCCGCCTTTGAGGATGCCGCCACCAAAATTTCCCACGCCACCAGTGACGGCTCGCTGCTGCGCGGGGAAGTCCTGGCCAGGTGGCAGGACTTTGTGGGAACAGGTGATTTCTTCCGGGCCCTGGAAAGCGGCATTGGCAGGGTCAGGGACCGTGTGGGCGCGTTTTTCAGGGGGCAACCGCCTCCGGCCGTGCAGGTGGAGGCTGCCATCGAAACCGGGCTGCAGGCCGTCATCGTGGCCCAGGCCGCCCGGGCCGCCGAGGACGCCGACCAGCGGTGGCGGGCCGATCCCGCCGGCAGGGCGCTGCTAAGTGCGCAGGACCTTTCCGGAGTTACAGCAGATTTCCCCGCTACGGTTGCGGCGGAAATTAGGGCCTGGCAGTCGGATGTGATGGCCTTAATCCGCTCCGAGGGTGCGGCCAGGCGGTCGCAGGCGCGCTGGCTATCCTTCGGGGTCAACGGCTTGGGCGTGGTGTTGATGATCGTGGTGTTTTCGCTGACAGGGGGATTGACGGGGGCCGAGGTGGGAATCGCCGGAGGTACCGCCGTCGTGGGCCAAAAACTCCTGGAAGCGGTCTTCGGCGAGGATGCGGTGCGGCGCCTGACCCATGAGGCCCGGCAGTCCCTAGAAAAGCGGTGCGCGGCCCTTTTGGCGGGGCAGCAGCAACGCTTCCTGGAGCGGATCGGCCCGTTAAGCTCTGGTTCCTCCCCTGCCGTGGAACGGCTTGAGGCGTTGGCGAAGCGGTTGGCGACGCTGGGGGAGGGCGCATGA
- a CDS encoding HAD family hydrolase codes for MTSSALQAAPDSPFSLGRVGGVLFDIDETLVDLYAAMQAAMEVAGRELLPANTAQDWDTFAAIYMADTHNYYDRYVAGEFSFAQQRGLRARVVFDHLGFSGFDDVAEQRWIADFEAAQPLSIKAFEDVVPILDTLDEAGIPYGCVSNNVHDYQRAKLDTAGLQRIEVLVGIDTLDAAKPAPQVFLEGCRQLGTHPAQTLYVGDNYMLDAVGSSQAGLRGVWLNRENVQAPSCEGEAVDALGGVQEIANLFELALLLALEPLNTRL; via the coding sequence TTGACGTCCAGCGCTTTGCAAGCAGCCCCTGACTCGCCCTTTTCCTTGGGGCGGGTCGGGGGTGTCTTGTTTGACATCGACGAGACCTTGGTGGACCTGTACGCCGCCATGCAGGCTGCCATGGAGGTGGCGGGCAGGGAGCTGCTGCCGGCCAACACGGCTCAGGACTGGGACACCTTCGCCGCCATCTATATGGCCGACACGCACAACTATTACGACCGCTATGTGGCTGGGGAGTTCAGCTTTGCCCAGCAGCGAGGCCTGCGGGCCCGCGTCGTCTTCGACCATCTGGGGTTCAGTGGTTTCGACGACGTTGCCGAGCAACGTTGGATTGCCGATTTTGAAGCCGCCCAGCCGCTGTCCATCAAGGCTTTTGAGGACGTGGTGCCCATCCTTGACACGCTTGATGAGGCAGGAATCCCATACGGCTGTGTGAGCAACAACGTCCACGACTACCAGCGCGCCAAGCTGGATACAGCCGGCCTGCAGCGCATCGAGGTACTGGTGGGCATCGACACCCTCGACGCGGCGAAGCCGGCACCGCAGGTGTTCCTGGAAGGTTGCCGCCAACTGGGTACCCACCCGGCGCAAACGCTGTACGTGGGGGACAACTACATGCTCGACGCCGTCGGCTCCTCCCAAGCCGGGCTGCGCGGGGTCTGGCTGAACAGGGAGAACGTGCAGGCGCCGTCGTGCGAGGGCGAAGCTGTGGACGCCCTGGGCGGGGTCCAAGAAATCGCAAACTTATTCGAACTGGCCCTCCTTTTGGCACTGGAACCGCTCAATACGCGGCTGTGA
- the gltX gene encoding glutamate--tRNA ligase, which produces MTIAAQIPTVTAETPVRVRFCPSPTGTPHVGLIRTALFNWAYARHTNGKMIFRIEDTDTKRDSEESYLQLLDAMKWLGIDWDEGVEVGGPHEPYRQSQRNDIYQDVIAKLVAGGHVYESFSSPEEVEARHKTAGRDVKLGYDNFDRDLSADQIAAFKAEGRQPALRLRMPDADITFTDLVRGEITFKAGSVPDYALVRPNGAPLYTLVNPVDDALMGVTHVLRGEDLLSSTPRQVALYQALYAVGVAQYMPLFGHLPYVMGAGNKKLSKRDPESNLFLHRDRGFIPEGLLNYLSLLGWSLSADEDIFTVEQLVEHFDIHDVLGNPARFDVKKAEAINGTHVRMLGACDFRNRLVPYLQAEGVVGETLSAREEEILTESAPLVQERITLLGEAPQMLAFLFKRDDGVDVADDARKGLPENLTEVLDAALAALEPLEEWTAQSIQAALKTALVEGLGVKPRLAFGPVRTALSGRRISPPLFESMVILGKESSLTRLKTFRG; this is translated from the coding sequence ATGACTATTGCAGCCCAGATCCCCACTGTTACCGCCGAAACCCCTGTCCGGGTAAGGTTCTGCCCCTCACCGACCGGCACGCCCCACGTGGGGCTCATCCGCACGGCCTTGTTCAACTGGGCGTACGCCCGGCACACGAACGGAAAGATGATTTTCCGCATCGAGGACACCGATACCAAGCGCGACAGTGAGGAAAGCTATCTCCAGCTGCTCGATGCGATGAAGTGGTTGGGCATTGACTGGGACGAGGGTGTTGAGGTTGGTGGCCCTCACGAGCCATACCGTCAGTCGCAGCGCAACGACATCTACCAGGACGTCATTGCCAAACTGGTTGCCGGTGGCCACGTATACGAGTCGTTCTCCTCCCCTGAAGAGGTTGAGGCACGTCACAAGACGGCCGGCCGGGACGTCAAGCTTGGTTACGACAACTTCGACCGCGACCTCTCGGCAGATCAGATTGCCGCATTCAAGGCCGAAGGCCGCCAGCCTGCCCTGCGTCTGCGGATGCCGGATGCGGATATCACCTTCACGGATTTGGTCAGGGGCGAGATCACCTTCAAGGCAGGATCAGTTCCGGACTACGCGCTGGTCCGCCCCAACGGTGCACCGCTGTACACGCTGGTGAACCCGGTGGACGACGCCTTGATGGGTGTCACCCACGTGCTGCGCGGCGAGGACCTGCTTTCCTCCACGCCACGCCAAGTGGCTCTCTACCAGGCCCTGTACGCCGTGGGGGTTGCCCAGTACATGCCCTTGTTTGGGCACCTGCCCTACGTCATGGGCGCCGGCAACAAGAAGCTTTCCAAGCGTGATCCCGAGTCAAACCTGTTCCTGCACCGTGACCGCGGCTTCATCCCCGAGGGCCTGCTGAACTACCTGTCCCTGCTGGGCTGGTCGCTTTCCGCAGACGAGGACATCTTCACCGTGGAACAGCTTGTGGAGCACTTCGACATTCACGACGTCCTAGGCAACCCGGCACGCTTTGACGTCAAGAAGGCCGAGGCCATCAACGGCACCCACGTGCGCATGCTTGGGGCCTGCGACTTCCGCAACCGCCTGGTGCCATACCTGCAGGCTGAAGGCGTCGTGGGGGAGACCCTCAGCGCCCGTGAGGAGGAAATCCTCACCGAGTCCGCCCCGCTGGTGCAGGAGCGGATCACCTTGTTGGGTGAGGCTCCACAGATGCTGGCGTTCCTGTTCAAGAGGGACGACGGCGTCGACGTCGCCGACGATGCGCGCAAGGGGCTGCCAGAAAACCTGACCGAGGTGCTCGATGCCGCCTTGGCGGCCCTGGAGCCCCTGGAAGAGTGGACCGCGCAGAGCATTCAGGCAGCCCTGAAGACGGCCCTGGTGGAGGGCCTTGGTGTGAAGCCGCGCCTGGCCTTCGGCCCCGTCCGTACGGCACTGTCGGGGCGGCGCATTTCCCCACCGCTGTTTGAGTCCATGGTGATTCTGGGCAAGGAATCCTCACTGACCCGCCTCAAGACGTTCCGCGGCTGA
- a CDS encoding fumarylacetoacetate hydrolase family protein, with amino-acid sequence MRIARFVVDNDPMYGIVEGETGSEVVTVIKGDPFFNGVEPTTIKYPLEDVRLVAPIIPRSKVIGVGRNFAEHARELGNEVPESPLLFLKPNTSVIGPNEPIVLPDFSEEVSYEAELCVVIGRICKDVPESRVDEVIFGYTCGNDLTARDVQKGDGQWARAKGFDTSAPLGPWIETELDPDDVTIKGWLNGDLRQDGSSNQMVRSVRELVSIISHAFTLLPGDVIMTGTPAGVDLLNAGDRYDIEIEGIGRLSNPVVRR; translated from the coding sequence ATGCGTATAGCCCGTTTTGTTGTAGATAATGACCCGATGTACGGCATTGTGGAAGGGGAGACCGGCAGTGAAGTTGTCACTGTCATTAAGGGCGACCCGTTCTTCAACGGCGTGGAGCCCACCACCATCAAGTACCCGCTGGAGGATGTGCGCCTTGTGGCCCCGATCATCCCGCGCTCCAAGGTCATCGGTGTGGGGCGCAACTTTGCCGAACACGCCCGTGAACTGGGCAACGAGGTCCCCGAAAGCCCGCTGCTGTTCCTGAAACCCAACACCTCCGTCATCGGCCCGAACGAGCCCATCGTGCTGCCCGATTTCTCCGAGGAGGTCTCCTACGAGGCCGAACTGTGCGTGGTCATCGGCCGCATCTGCAAGGACGTCCCGGAGTCGCGCGTGGACGAGGTCATCTTCGGTTACACCTGCGGCAACGACCTCACCGCCCGCGACGTCCAAAAGGGTGATGGCCAGTGGGCCCGCGCCAAGGGATTTGACACCTCCGCGCCACTGGGTCCGTGGATCGAAACCGAGCTGGACCCCGACGACGTCACCATCAAGGGCTGGCTCAACGGCGATCTCCGTCAGGACGGCAGCTCCAACCAGATGGTGCGCAGCGTCCGCGAGCTCGTCTCGATCATCTCCCACGCCTTCACCTTGTTGCCCGGAGATGTCATCATGACCGGCACCCCGGCCGGAGTGGACCTGCTCAATGCCGGGGACCGCTACGACATCGAAATCGAGGGCATCGGCCGCCTTTCCAACCCGGTGGTTCGGCGCTAG
- a CDS encoding formate/nitrite transporter family protein, which yields MDDDQRRRELGANDAPVEEELETSFDLIVDEGAQRLHRSWPSVLVTGVFGGMEVGLGVMAYLAVEYATGNQLLAGLAFSIGFIALLLAKSELFTEGFLVPLAAVAAKEARVGQLLKLWGGTLAANLAGGWVIMWLVMQAFPEWRDTVVESAAHFALAPLSLQTAVLGILGGSTITLMTRMQHGTESMPAKIVAAIGGAFLLAGLPLFHSVLDSLLIFGAIQAGAPFGYLNWLNWFWYTVLFNVAGGVLLVTALRLVRTKDLVKEKRKEAAAKGRPAG from the coding sequence ATGGACGATGACCAACGTAGGCGAGAGCTCGGTGCGAACGACGCCCCCGTGGAAGAAGAGCTGGAAACATCCTTCGACCTCATTGTGGACGAGGGGGCGCAGCGGTTACACCGTTCCTGGCCTTCGGTGCTTGTCACCGGCGTGTTTGGTGGGATGGAGGTGGGCTTGGGGGTCATGGCCTACCTCGCCGTGGAATATGCCACGGGAAATCAGCTATTGGCGGGGCTGGCCTTCAGCATTGGTTTCATAGCCCTGCTGTTGGCCAAGAGCGAATTGTTCACGGAAGGCTTTCTGGTTCCCCTCGCCGCCGTCGCTGCCAAGGAGGCCCGGGTGGGGCAACTGCTGAAATTGTGGGGCGGAACGCTGGCGGCCAACCTTGCCGGTGGCTGGGTCATCATGTGGCTGGTCATGCAGGCGTTCCCCGAATGGCGCGACACCGTGGTCGAATCCGCAGCCCACTTTGCCTTGGCGCCGTTGTCCTTGCAGACGGCAGTGTTGGGCATCCTCGGTGGCAGCACCATCACGCTCATGACACGCATGCAGCACGGCACGGAGTCCATGCCGGCCAAGATTGTCGCGGCCATAGGCGGGGCGTTCCTGCTGGCCGGCCTGCCGCTGTTTCACTCGGTGCTGGATTCGCTACTGATTTTTGGTGCGATCCAGGCAGGGGCGCCCTTCGGCTACTTGAACTGGCTGAACTGGTTTTGGTACACGGTACTGTTCAATGTTGCCGGGGGAGTGCTGCTGGTCACGGCGCTGCGCCTGGTGCGCACCAAGGACCTCGTCAAGGAGAAGCGAAAAGAGGCTGCTGCCAAGGGCAGGCCTGCCGGGTAA
- a CDS encoding mechanosensitive ion channel family protein, producing MEQLELAIRPVLAILAAIAFALLATYVLRLVTNHAFRKITDFKRRSAPAKAPVFVVLLTVGLRIALASTVSGQPWFAAVDFILVAAFIAALCWLFLAALSVAERILLRQFSGRVTDSRRRRRLTTQVTLGRRVISALVITLAVAGLLLTIPEVRALGTGILASAGLISIVAGLAVQSSLANVFAGVQLAFTDALRIDDVVVVEGLWGQVDEITMTYVVVRVWDERMLILPSTYFTTTPFENWTRNNPKIKGSVELDLDWNTPVSDLRTHLERLLASTPLWDGRTGNLAVTDAVGSLVRIRVVVSAADSDDLWDLRCLVRESMVGFIQRTHPSSLPRQRWEMIPEVEDRTTEPADPNGAGANPR from the coding sequence ATGGAACAACTCGAACTAGCGATCAGACCAGTTTTAGCGATTCTGGCCGCCATCGCCTTTGCCCTGCTGGCGACATACGTGCTGCGCCTGGTCACCAATCACGCCTTCCGTAAGATTACGGACTTCAAACGCCGCTCCGCGCCAGCCAAGGCTCCGGTTTTCGTGGTCCTTCTCACGGTGGGATTGCGGATCGCGCTCGCCTCCACCGTGTCCGGACAACCATGGTTCGCTGCCGTTGATTTCATTTTGGTGGCGGCCTTCATCGCGGCCTTGTGCTGGCTGTTCCTGGCGGCCCTGTCAGTGGCCGAACGCATTCTCCTGCGCCAATTCAGCGGGCGCGTCACCGACAGCAGGCGCCGCCGCCGGCTCACCACGCAAGTCACCCTCGGACGGCGGGTCATTAGCGCGCTGGTGATCACCTTGGCCGTGGCCGGTCTGCTGCTGACTATTCCTGAAGTCAGGGCACTAGGAACAGGGATTCTGGCCTCGGCCGGACTAATCTCCATCGTCGCCGGTCTCGCCGTTCAGAGCTCCCTGGCCAATGTTTTTGCCGGCGTACAGCTGGCGTTCACTGATGCACTCCGAATTGATGACGTGGTGGTCGTGGAAGGCCTGTGGGGACAGGTGGATGAGATCACCATGACCTATGTGGTGGTGCGGGTGTGGGACGAACGGATGCTGATCCTGCCTTCCACGTACTTCACCACCACCCCCTTTGAAAACTGGACCCGCAACAACCCTAAAATCAAGGGCAGCGTGGAGCTCGACCTTGACTGGAACACACCGGTATCCGATCTGCGCACTCACCTGGAAAGGCTCCTGGCTTCCACACCCTTATGGGATGGACGCACCGGAAACTTGGCAGTGACCGACGCCGTTGGCAGCCTGGTCCGGATCAGGGTTGTTGTCAGTGCCGCCGACAGTGACGATCTCTGGGACTTGCGCTGCTTGGTCAGGGAATCCATGGTGGGATTCATCCAACGGACCCACCCGTCCTCGCTGCCGCGCCAGCGCTGGGAAATGATACCCGAGGTCGAGGATCGGACTACGGAGCCAGCCGATCCCAACGGCGCAGGAGCCAATCCACGCTGA
- a CDS encoding DUF4282 domain-containing protein produces the protein MKALFDLSFTTFVAPSIAWIVYILLMVAIGIFYLISVIVAFYSSTGFGLFIMVIVGPPVGLFYLVLARVGVESLIATIRTAKNTAELVRLQGGAQPNAQFGPPANYPPVPPFSHHGREHPQVSASAGAGHAGCD, from the coding sequence TTGAAAGCACTCTTTGATCTATCGTTCACGACGTTTGTGGCTCCTAGCATCGCCTGGATTGTCTATATTCTGCTCATGGTGGCCATCGGGATTTTCTACCTGATCTCCGTCATTGTCGCCTTCTATAGCAGTACCGGGTTTGGCCTGTTCATCATGGTCATTGTGGGCCCGCCCGTTGGCCTGTTTTACCTAGTGTTGGCGCGGGTGGGAGTTGAATCGTTGATTGCCACAATCCGCACGGCCAAGAACACGGCCGAACTGGTCCGCCTACAAGGCGGTGCCCAGCCCAACGCTCAATTCGGCCCTCCGGCTAACTACCCGCCGGTTCCGCCCTTTTCTCATCACGGCCGGGAGCATCCGCAAGTCAGTGCCAGCGCAGGTGCGGGTCATGCTGGGTGTGATTAG
- a CDS encoding branched-chain amino acid aminotransferase, translating into MTQTASEPTFSRQRNENPKSSAEREAILANPGFGDYFTDHTAVVDFKVDANGEGGWSNARIEPYGPIAMDPAAAVLHYGQEIFEGMKAYRHADGSVWTFRAEANAARLNASARRLALPELPPEVFLESLRELVAADQEWIPTGDGEALYLRPFMIATEAFLGVRPAREVSYRVIASPAGNYFGGELKPVSIWLTTTYARAGEGGTGEAKCGGNYAASLAAQMEAEAQGCKQVLFLDPFNDNAIEELGGMNIFFVFKDGRLVTPALNGHILHGITRSSVMQLAADRGLQVQERKITIDEWRDGVAAGEITEAFACGTAAVITPIGELKMADGVIASPGEGIGEVTAAIREQLLGIQTGVVEDLHGWLTRLV; encoded by the coding sequence ATGACCCAGACAGCCAGCGAGCCGACCTTTTCCCGGCAGCGCAACGAGAACCCGAAGAGCAGTGCCGAGCGCGAGGCTATTTTGGCGAACCCCGGCTTCGGTGACTACTTCACGGATCACACGGCTGTGGTCGACTTCAAGGTTGACGCGAACGGCGAGGGTGGCTGGTCCAACGCCCGCATTGAGCCGTACGGCCCCATCGCCATGGACCCGGCCGCCGCCGTGCTGCACTACGGGCAAGAGATCTTTGAGGGCATGAAGGCCTACCGGCACGCCGACGGCTCCGTGTGGACCTTCCGTGCCGAAGCCAACGCTGCCCGCCTGAATGCCTCCGCCCGCCGTCTGGCCCTGCCCGAACTGCCACCTGAGGTGTTTCTGGAATCGCTGCGCGAGCTGGTGGCTGCGGACCAAGAATGGATCCCCACCGGAGACGGCGAAGCCCTATACCTGCGCCCGTTCATGATCGCCACCGAGGCATTCCTGGGTGTCCGCCCGGCCCGGGAGGTTTCCTACCGCGTCATTGCATCGCCCGCCGGCAACTACTTTGGTGGCGAATTGAAGCCCGTCTCGATCTGGCTGACTACCACCTACGCCCGCGCCGGCGAAGGTGGCACGGGTGAGGCCAAATGCGGCGGAAACTACGCCGCATCCCTCGCCGCGCAGATGGAGGCCGAGGCGCAGGGCTGCAAGCAGGTCCTCTTCCTTGACCCCTTCAATGACAACGCCATTGAAGAACTTGGCGGCATGAACATCTTCTTCGTCTTCAAGGACGGACGCCTGGTTACCCCTGCGCTGAATGGGCACATCCTGCACGGCATCACCCGCTCCTCAGTCATGCAACTCGCCGCCGACCGCGGCCTGCAGGTCCAGGAACGCAAGATCACCATCGATGAATGGCGCGACGGCGTGGCTGCCGGGGAAATCACCGAGGCGTTCGCCTGTGGCACCGCGGCCGTGATCACCCCGATCGGCGAGCTGAAGATGGCCGACGGCGTCATCGCATCCCCGGGAGAGGGTATCGGCGAGGTAACTGCAGCCATCCGCGAACAGTTGCTCGGCATCCAGACCGGCGTGGTGGAAGACCTTCACGGCTGGCTGACCCGCCTGGTCTAG